Genomic window (Alligator mississippiensis isolate rAllMis1 chromosome 7, rAllMis1, whole genome shotgun sequence):
GGGCCTGActcattgaaatcaataagaGGTGtctagctgcttttgaaaatcctactagTGGTCCAGCTCAGCAAAATACCACTGAGCTGATTTAGGACTCTTTCATTACCAGAAGTAACAAATACACTCCTGTTTTAACATTGGGAGTTAAGATCCTCAATTACTTGGAGATTTTTGAAAACGTTAATTCAGTGCATCTCAAATGATTGgataaaagtaaaaaacaaaaacaaaaaaacaaaaaaaaaatccccccccccacttgaaTTACATTTAATCTCTTAATATCAGTAATGAAagcaaatgacattttcatttgAGCACAGTaatggaaaaaagaagaaatttaaaaagtGAACCCAAACCTAACCTATgtacaaggaaaaaaatgaatcccACTTTAGCCATATTGAGTTCTAagtcacaaaatattttttctctgttgAGGAACTTGGTTGATACTTGTCGCTTGGATgttctttatttaaaatacataatGCTGGGAtaaattctatttaaaatattacaAGTGAAGCTCTACAGGagagaaatgggcagcctcccattccAGTGGGTTACTAGATTAGGAAAAGTAGTTGACCCCAATGAGAGCTGTTCTGTGATCTGCAGTGGTAGAAAATGCAGCTGTGCCTGCAGAGCAGTTGTCAAAATTATGAATTGAACAAACTTCACATGTTTGTCAGCAGCATACCTTCCACAGATTTACAAGTCAGACTTGTAGTGATGAAGATATAAGATTCATTGCTGCAGATTTACtgtcattatttatttttataattgtaaatggcatttttaaaaagttggatGTCTAATTTAactatgtatttttttattttttttggtagcAAAAACATTCCTGAACAATGCTGCTTCCCTTTTTCAATGCTTTGCCTTCTATATTAAAAGCTGCTTTAAATTCACTGCAGTTATTTTCAGACCAGATTATCCAGTGGACCAGGGAGAACCTCCCTCTGAAACTCTAGAGAAAAATTAAATCCTGTGTCATGGTTCTCATGACATTGAagaggtgggattttcaaaaatacACAATGATGGCTTAATTCTGTTTCCATGAAAATCCCACTGACTTCTAGTGTAATAAATAACTACCTCTGGAATTAAAGAACATATCCCACTAGGAACAATATGTGCTTTGGAGAACCCCATCACAAAAAGTAATGTCACATGATATTAAGGTGTGTGCTGTTGACCTAGCAATCTTCCATTTCAGTCAGTGGAAAGATTACCTTTAAGTAATTGGAATTAGATTGGGGAGAGGAGGTGTACATATGTACTTCTGACTACTCTTACAGGGATGCTGGCCATCTATCTGCAGCTTGTTGCTTTCAAACAAAGCTGTATGTACTCAGCAGCTCTAAAATAGGTACTAGGTTGCATTAACTGATGCTATTGGTATTAAACGTTTAATGCCATGACCTGGGGATATATCCCTCTTGAATTCAGGAGAGTTACCAAGCCATTGCTCTATAGACACATGGCTTGGTAAGTCtactgaatatatatattctttgCAAGTATGAACATTTTGATTCCTTTGTGATTCTTGACATAATGACTTGGTTTTAAAACCACTACAGGCTGCAAGATGTTTTGTTATTCCTTCATAGGCAAATCAGCAATAAACGCAGCTTTTTAAATTGGCTCTGAAGAAAGAATCAGAGCTAAGCTTTGGAAAAGGGATGTTGCATCCCCTCAAAGTGAAAAAGCATATGATTTACAAACACTGTAAAGCAAGGTGTATAAATGTCTGTGTTTTTAAAACATTGTATTAACTGTTGTAAAGTTTGTAAATATgttggtttgttgttgtttttttttaaataaatgtagttTTTATGGGTGAACCAGCAAACATATCTTCTGTGTGTGGACTGTTGACATGCAAAATGAAATTCCATGTTACTGAATAGCAGGTAGCCTTttatttggtttttgttttatttttattacagtagCATCCAGAGCCCACAGCCAAGAGCAGGGCCCCATTTTGCTAGGTGTTGTGAAACAAAAGCCAAGGTGAAGCAACTTATCCAGGATCGCAatgcaggtcagtggcagagccagaaatagaAGCCAGGTCTTGTGAGTGTCAATCCAGTCTCTCTTCATTGGCCTGTAGCATGATTCCTTTTGTGCAAAAGCCTAATATTCTATACTAAAGTATCTTCCAACATCAAAATGTGGCTTTTTTGTATTCGAACACATAGGCATGTGATGTAATCTAAGCAGAGGTTAGAACTCAGATTTAAAGCATTGCTTTGACGTGATTTTAATGGACCCTTTGTTCTGTTTGGCTTCATAGATTTAAGTCTTCTTTCGTCCAGCTTCTCCTTCAATCAGACTTGCCTGTAACACAcattgtgattttttaaaatttttttttttaagaggaaaaataaCTGGTTGGAATTTCAAGGCCAggttaaataataaaatattctaCATGGAGGTCTTTGTCggaaagagaattaaaaaactGCATAAATATGAACCAAGCTGATCTCTTTGCCACCTGCCTGGGTATCTGATACCATGGTATAATACAGCTTATGCTTTTATAATAGTGTCTTTCATCCCCAGGTGCGTGGCCAACCTCACATCTGGTAAATAGCTGAAATGCTAAAGTTTTTTGAACAGTGCATTGCAACAGCTATTTAGGAGAGGAAGCAAAGAACTTACTTGAAATATCTGTATGGAAAATGGCGCACATATTTAGCATTCTTTTGGCTCCCACCATTGTAGTATGTGAACaatgtatttatcctcacaacatcCTCTTCAGGtgattgttttttctgttttacagAGGCACTGAGGATCAGATTTGTCAAAACATTTAAGTATGACTAGATGCTGAAAGGAGCCTTGTTGATGTAACGTGATCTCTCACTGAAAATCTTTGGGGCCAAAATCATCTAAGATGAATGGAAAGTATATGGTGGACCATGAAATTGAATCAGGCTGTGTGATTCTCATGCCAACACCTCCTGCCCTTTCAGTCCACACTATGAATGTAGGACCCTTATGCTACAAACAGACGTTGCATTTGTTCTGGGGCAAAGTGCAGTCATTGAGATGTCCATGTCCATTTTCCTGggacaaaccctaaaaaaaaTGCATGAGATAAAAAGGAAACACTAACAGTTTGTCCTGGGACATAGCAAAAGCATCTGAAGTGTTGTCCTGAGATTGCAACATTGAAACAATGGCAGGTTCACTAAACCCTGACTGGAAATGTATGTAATCGCCCATCCCGGGACTTTCCTGTTCCAGGACAAAAGCAGGCACACCTTGTcttgggacaaatgcaacatgtGCTCCTACCCTTAAGGATTAAATTCTGCTAAATGAAACGGACGGTCTGGAGAAATGTTAAGGATGAATTTGAATAGCAAGTGCTCTACCATCTCACCCTGAAAAAGTCCTTTTGGGAAGAAGATTCATagaagtctgaccccctgtcctgggcaagagataaaaccaggctcaaatgaccccagccaggtagacttCAAGCCTCCTCttagacccccaggataggagccatcaccacttcccttggaagttggttccagatcctagccaccctgactgtgaagtagtgctttcgGACGTCtcatctaaacctactctccaacaatatgtggccattattccttgttaccccggggggtgctaggggttGACTAAGCATAGTACAAGTACTTTCATAAGGTAGGCAACAGCCTGAAAGAACATGTCTTGTGGATACCTCCCTTTCTATTGGTGTTTGCACAGCATCCTTGTTGCAACTGCAGCAATTAGTAACCTGGAAAAGTTGCACTGGGAAGCATTTAATGTAGTTTTGATATCAGTAGGCACTAAAAACTAGGAAGAAAAGACAATACTGTGTGACATGGCCAGTGGTGGTTTATGGGCTAAAGAAAATGCAGCATATATGGTAGAAACAGGAGAGGAACCACAAGTTAATTAGAATGGCATCTGTTCTTCAGCCTCTGCATTAAAACACGTTTCAGTTTCTTATGTAAAATTACTAGCATTGTAATGTAATTTCTGATGGCAAACCTGAAAATCCAGTTAATAAGCCTTCAGGTGTGAGAGAGAAACAGTAGCCTCGTGAATGAGTAAGCGGCACTCAAATGAGTCACTCAACTGTATTTGGACAATTCCTAGGACTCTTTCAATGCCCCCAGTTAAGGCTCTTACAAGACAGAGTACTTCATACAAACATTTTGTTTGGACAGCAGTAATGCCCAGGTGCCTCCAGAACAAACCAGAATCCCATTGTAGTAGGTGTCATTTGAGCAAAAAATAAGGATGGTCTCTGTCCCAAAAAGCTTACATTGTACATGCTTTGAATGtgcaagttccctgcagagctgtAGACAGGGCTTGAGTTGCTTGCTCTGTGAATTCCTAAACACTTCAACTTCCCAATGGTGTCTCCTCACCTAGATTTAGCTGTTTCTTCAGTGAATGGCAACACTTAGAAGGGGTAGAAGGCAAGACCAAAATTTTGAAGAAGGACAATTTTTAGGGGCAAAAcgcacaactttttttttttttccagagctgaGCACCTGCCTCATTTAGGGTGGCATTTGGCCATGTGAAAACTGAGGCACCCAAAAGCACTAGTTCTGTTTTAATGCTGTCAATATCAGTAAAGTACATTACTGCCTTCTGGCTCCTGCATGCTGCTCTGATCACTGAAGTTCTGTCATTAGTCTGGAGAAGCTACTGGATTATGCAGTATaaaggctgggggaccctgggagtAGCAGCATCCATATGGCCTGATTCTTTAGCTGGTAGAGTTATTCTCTGATGTTAAATAGCTGTGAATGCTACCAAGGGTTGGGAGGAAGGTAACAATCACCTCACTTTGAATTTATCTCTGTAGGAGGAAGTCTTGGCACCAGTGGCACTTCCCAGAATGGTGGCATCCTCATCAATGGATGGGATTTCCCTAATGCTGTAGTAATTAAAAGGATTAATAAAACTCCCTCAAAAGTGATCCTTTGATAAATCAGTACTTGACTTACCAGAGCTTTCTTCAGATCACTGAGCTTGGAGGGCTGATGGGGGCCACTGCTGCATTCAAACTGCTGCATTTCTCCAAATTTTTCCATGTCGCTTGCCATCTAAATTGGGGAAAATGCGA
Coding sequences:
- the GNRH1 gene encoding progonadoliberin-1 — protein: MQKTRKVFVSLLLLILSVDICLAQHWSYGLQPGGKRNAENVVESFQQMASDMEKFGEMQQFECSSGPHQPSKLSDLKKALASLIEGEAGRKKT